Below is a genomic region from Paenibacillus rhizovicinus.
GCTCAAGATCGGCTACAACAAAGTGTTCGGCTATTATTTGGAAGTGTCCAAAGCGAACATAGGCAGCCTGCCTGAAGGTCGATATGAGCGCAAACAGACGCTGACGAACGCGGAACGGTACGTAACGCCGGAGCTGAAAGCGAAAGAAGCGCTTATTCTGGAAGCCGAAGAGAAGATGGTCGACCTGGAATACGCGAAATTCATCGAGCTTCGCGACCATTTGACGGCGCATTTGCATCGTCTCCAGAAGCTGGCTGAAATGATCGCCGCGCTGGACGTGTTCCAATCGCTGGCCACGGTCAGCGGCGAACAGCGCTACGTGAAGCCGAACGTGACGGAACGCTACGACTTCGTCGTGGCCGAAGGCCGCCATCCCGTCGTGGAAGCGGTCATGGACGGCGCGGCTTTCATCGCGAACGAGACGAAGCTCGTGAAGGAAGGCTCGTCGATGCTGCTGATTACCGGACCGAACATGGCCGGCAAGAGCACGTACATGCGCCAAGTCGCGCTCATCAGCATCATGGCGCAGATCGGCTGCTTCGTGCCCGCGAAGCAGGCGGAAGTGCCGATGATCGACCGCATCTTCACGCGCATCGGCGCCGCGGACGATCTTATCGGCGGTCAGAGCACGTTCATGGTGGAGATGAAGGATATCCAGATCATGACGGAGAAGGCGACGGCGCAAAGCCTTGTCATTATCGACGAGCTCGGAAGGGGCACTTCGACGGGCGAAGGGATGGCCATCGCGCAGGCGGTCATCGAGTTCGTGCATCACGAGGTGGGCTGCAAGGCGCTCGTCTCGACGCATTTTCACGAGCTGGCTCACCTTGGCGACACGCTGCCGCATTTGACGAACGCCTGCATGGCCGTGCAGGAAACGGGCGATAATGTCACGTTCCTGCGCAAGCTCGTTCCCGGCGCGGCCGGCAGCAGCTACGGCATCTATTGCGCGCAGCTGGCTGGTTTGCCGGGCAGCATCATAAAGCGCGCATATTCGCTGCTGGATCTCCATGAGGCGTCAGAGACGGCTCTGGCGGCTGTTGAGCTGCCGTATACGCCGGATGTGGATCGCAGGGGAACTGGAGGGAAGTCCGCTGGGGTAGACGGCATTCAAGCCTCTGCAGCGATAAGCTCGCATGCCGCGCCAAGCTTTGCAGTTACCGCTGCCGAGACGGCGACGGCGTATGCAGCGCCAACGCTGGAGGCAGCTGCGCCCGCTTCTGCACCTGCTGCACCATCCACCGCTTCCGCAGGTGGCTTCGTGCAGCTCTCGATCTTCGAAGAGCCTGCGCCGAACGCGGCGGCCGCCGATTCCGGCAAAGTACGCAAAGCCAGTCCGCGCGCAGAGCAGCTCGCCGACCAGCTTCGCAAGCTCGACTTGTTCAACTTGACGCCGATGCAGGCGATGCAATGGCTGAACGACATGAAGCTGAAGCTGAACGAAGACAAGTAACAAGTATCAGGTAACAAGCGAATAAACAAACCGTGACTGCCGCTGCGCCTCAAGGATGAATCTTGCCGGCGCGGCGTTCGATGCCACGGACGAATGAAATACAGATCTTACCATTAAAGGAGGGTTCGGCTTCATGAGCAAAATCCGCATATTGGACGAGCAGCTGGCCAACCAAATCGCCGCGGGCGAGGTCGTGGAACGGCCTTCCTCCGTCGTAAAAGAGCTTGTCGAGAACGCGGTGGACGCCGGCAGCTCGACGATCGACATCGTCATCGAAGAGGGCGGGCTGTCACTCATCCGGGTGACGGACAACGGCTCCGGCATCGACGGCGACGACATCGAGACGGCATTCTACCGGCACGCAACGAGCAAAATCTCCTCCAGCAAGGATTTATTCCGCATCGCCAGCCTCGGATTCCGCGGCGAAGCGCTGCCGAGTATCGCGGCGGTAGCGAAAGTCGAATGCGTATCCGCCCCGGACGGCAGCGGACTAGGCCGCAGGCTCGTTATCGAAGGCGGGACAATCACG
It encodes:
- the mutS gene encoding DNA mismatch repair protein MutS → MTAYTPMIQQYLAIKEGAKDAILFFRLGDFYEMFFDDAINASRELEITLTGREGGGEKKIPMCGVPYHSAEGYIARLIEKGFKVAICEQVEDPAAAKGVVRREIIRVVTPGTVMETKSLAEKANNFIVSVSELDGIYGVAACDLTTGELYVTSFAAAAEALADEINVYHPSEIVGDAAVLERLRAASAGWNRPVLFTDREPMADELLRQQFGQLELSALAPARHRAVSLLTGYLDETQKRSLGHMRRIAVYEPNQFMVLDPFTRRNLELTETVRDRSKKGSLLWLLDRTRTSMGARLLRRWIDKPLLSKAMIDERLEAVEKLYLSFILRDELRQELNEIYDLERLVGRVAYGSANGRDLNALKTSLQHVPALTALCADSDSATLRKLVAGVDDCADLAAMIETVVVEEPPVSVREGGLIRAGYDAYLDELREASVNGKKWLAELERKEREATGIKSLKIGYNKVFGYYLEVSKANIGSLPEGRYERKQTLTNAERYVTPELKAKEALILEAEEKMVDLEYAKFIELRDHLTAHLHRLQKLAEMIAALDVFQSLATVSGEQRYVKPNVTERYDFVVAEGRHPVVEAVMDGAAFIANETKLVKEGSSMLLITGPNMAGKSTYMRQVALISIMAQIGCFVPAKQAEVPMIDRIFTRIGAADDLIGGQSTFMVEMKDIQIMTEKATAQSLVIIDELGRGTSTGEGMAIAQAVIEFVHHEVGCKALVSTHFHELAHLGDTLPHLTNACMAVQETGDNVTFLRKLVPGAAGSSYGIYCAQLAGLPGSIIKRAYSLLDLHEASETALAAVELPYTPDVDRRGTGGKSAGVDGIQASAAISSHAAPSFAVTAAETATAYAAPTLEAAAPASAPAAPSTASAGGFVQLSIFEEPAPNAAAADSGKVRKASPRAEQLADQLRKLDLFNLTPMQAMQWLNDMKLKLNEDK